One part of the Lycium ferocissimum isolate CSIRO_LF1 chromosome 8, AGI_CSIRO_Lferr_CH_V1, whole genome shotgun sequence genome encodes these proteins:
- the LOC132066594 gene encoding uncharacterized protein LOC132066594 has protein sequence MMKKESTIVFTVICVYILLGSPSCMVFGNIQECQTARDCDPASCDGIMVCPDGICVCEKGTRRKDSCKKDSDCKTKCPPKCIANCLSGICFCTECESQN, from the exons atgatgaagaaggAATCAACCATTGTGTTCACTGTTATTTGTGTGTACATTTTGCTAG gatCACCATCATGCATGGTGTTTGGAAATATTCAAGAGTGCCAAACTGCAAGAGATTGTGATCCTGCATCTTGCGATGGAATTATGGTTTGTCCTGATGGAATTTGTGTGTGTGAAAAGGGAACAAGGAGGAAAGATTCTTGCAAGAAAGACAGTGATTGTAAAACCAAATGTCCACCTAAATGTATAGCAAATTGTTTATCTGGAATTTGCTTTTGTACTGAATGTGAGAGCCAAAATTAA
- the LOC132066595 gene encoding uncharacterized protein LOC132066595 — protein sequence MGLVDGSCSKDKFPDSMGNHWERANAIVLSWVMNSISKGLLRGVMYATTAKAICLKGSRRWMVQGRSTFIKKFQLWFKDLWNGQVKEIGKEKNGLYILVNQAFRFN from the exons ATGGGACTAGTTGATGGTTCTTGTAGCAAAGATAAGTTTCCAGATTCTATGGGAAATCACTGGGAAAGAGCGAATGCAATTGTGCTATCTTGGGTGATGAATTCAATCTCAAAGGGCTTGTTAAGAGGAGTCATGTATGCTACAACTGCCAAGGCCATATGTTTGAAAGGTTCAAGAAGGTGGATGGTTCAAGGACGTTCAACGTTCATAAAGAAATTTCAACTATGGTTCAAG GATCTTTGGAATGGACAGGTGAAGGAGATTGGTAAAGAGAAAAATGGATTATACATATtggtcaaccaagcatttagattCAACTGA